The genomic stretch CATATACTACAACACCTTATAACTACTATACATATATAAACAGACCGCTTGATATGAGCTATGAAAAATGGCTTGAGTTTTTGAGCGGCGAATACAAAATGAAATATATACCTTCTTTTAAAATAAAAGCAGACTATAAAAATCTTTCTACAATTGTATTCGCAAATACTTTATCACGATGGATAATAGATGGTAAAAATGCAAATGTGTTTGTAATAATAGACCAAAGCAAGATTGTCAGTACAATGAAAGAAATTGTAAGCTACCCTAAAGGGATACTTTGGATTCTGGATAGAGACAACAATCAAGTTCTTAAAGTTTCTGCAGAAAAGCAGAATATATTATTGCCAAAACTTAACTTTTCAATATACAATGACTTTACAATCAAAGAGCTTACATTAAACGGTGAAAAATGGATAATATATTATATTATATCACCTATTTATGGTTGGAAATATATATCCATGGTACCTGTTGACAGTTTTTTTGAAGAGATACGAAAAATACGTAATCTGAGCCTTTTTCTTCTTGGATTTATGAGTATTATTGGCAGTATACTTATATTTTTCTTCAGTATGCAAAACTACAGACCGCTGAGTGAGATAAAGAGATTGTTGCAAGCAGGTAGTGAAGCAAAGAGTTCTGAGCATGAAAAGAACGAATTTGATTTTATAAGAGACCTCGTTGTTCAAACACTTTCTAAAGAAGAGGAACTGAAAAAGCAAATAATGAGATTTTCTCCAATTATAAAAAATAATTTATTGTATCAGTTGCTTCTTGGCAGTGCATTGCCTGAGAACATAGGTGAATTAGAACTAAAAACCCTTGAAATGCAAAAACAAGATGCAAAATTTTTGGTATGTTTGATAGAAATAGATGACTGCTCAGGGTTTATAAAAGAAGAAAGTGATAGTGAATATTCTCTTGTAACTCTTGTTGTTACAAACGTTATGGATGAGCTTTTAGAGACAAATGGTTTCAAACACTGGGATGTTTTGTTTTCAAGGACAAGGTTGAGTGTTATTGTTGAAATTAATGATAATGTTGAGGATAGTATTAAAGAGCTTTCAGAAATATTTGAAAATATGATAGAGTTTTTAGAGAAAAACTTTTCAATTTATATGTCTGTAGGTATAAGCGGGATGGTTATGGGCATAATAAATTTAAAGTTTGCATATGAGCAGGCCGAAAAAGTTCTTTCATTGAAATTTGTAAAGCCTAATATGAAGATTTTCAAGTTTTCTGAGCTCTCTCAAGATATAACGTCCGAAAAGGAGTTTTTACCCAAAGACATTGAAAACAAAATTATAAATGTTGTTAAAGAAGGTAAGGTTGAAGGGGTTTATGAGGTATTTGAAAATATCAAAAATCATATAACAGCGGCAAACTCACCTCATATGGCCAAGATGATACTTATATATCTTTATGGGCTTTACTATCAACTTTTAAACAGTATTCCAAACAAAGTCGGGGAAAAACAAAAACCTGAACCAGAAAAGGTTATGAGGTTAATAATTGAAGAGAAGAATCCCAAAAAGGTCCTTCAAACAATACAGGAAGACTATAAAATACTTGCAGAGAATGTGATAGTTAACAAGCAGAAAATAGGCAATGACCTGATTTCAAATATTTTGGACTATATTCATCAGCAGTATTCAAGCTCAGAGATATCACTTTCTACAATCGCAGATAAGTTCAATATAACTCCGCAGTATCTTTCAGCAATCTTCAAAGAAAAGACAGGGCAGAATATAAGCGATTATATCCAGAACTTGAGAATGCACAGAGCAAAAGAACTTCTTCTGTCAACCGACTATTCGGTGTCTCAGATTGCTAAGATGATAGGATACACAGAGGTAAGTGGGTTTACCAAGGCTTTCAAGAAGTTTGAGGGTGTATCTCCCAACAAATTCAGAGAGCTTAACAAATCACAGTAAAAAAAGAGCGGGAGGGAGAAGATTGAGATTTCTTCTCATCCCGCTAAAATTATCTTTAATAGATTTGCTGGGGGATGCTATAAGATATTTTTCAACATTGCAATTCTTTTTTCTCTGTCCTTTACAAACCTTTCAATGCCGCTGTATATGCTGTCGCAATCAAGGTGCGCTTCTTTTAAAACCTCATCAACTGTTCCACCTGTTCGCCAACTATCATCCCAGTCGCTTGAAAGTGAGTATTCTTCAGACACTTTTGAAAATATCCAGTCATGCATGAGCTTTTTGCTCTCGTTTGTGATTACCATGGAGTCTATCCAGTCTTCAAGCGGCAGAACCTTATTTCTGTACTCATCTTCCTGCATCATGAAAAGTTCAAAGCTTGGTGCAGCAATTATCTTAAGGTTAAAATCTTTTCTAAGCTGAGGC from Caldicellulosiruptor kronotskyensis 2002 encodes the following:
- a CDS encoding helix-turn-helix domain-containing protein; its protein translation is MFKKILWRFVFSYLVIFIIPLLIGIGSYFSIKDIMMSSLYRYNKTALTQLEDKVENEIVKSVESLADWINLNPYYFIFLPEAKEALDSSDRLLNIRNLCREIYSQTYKNSYIIDAFIYIPSENLIVGPSYTTTPYNYYTYINRPLDMSYEKWLEFLSGEYKMKYIPSFKIKADYKNLSTIVFANTLSRWIIDGKNANVFVIIDQSKIVSTMKEIVSYPKGILWILDRDNNQVLKVSAEKQNILLPKLNFSIYNDFTIKELTLNGEKWIIYYIISPIYGWKYISMVPVDSFFEEIRKIRNLSLFLLGFMSIIGSILIFFFSMQNYRPLSEIKRLLQAGSEAKSSEHEKNEFDFIRDLVVQTLSKEEELKKQIMRFSPIIKNNLLYQLLLGSALPENIGELELKTLEMQKQDAKFLVCLIEIDDCSGFIKEESDSEYSLVTLVVTNVMDELLETNGFKHWDVLFSRTRLSVIVEINDNVEDSIKELSEIFENMIEFLEKNFSIYMSVGISGMVMGIINLKFAYEQAEKVLSLKFVKPNMKIFKFSELSQDITSEKEFLPKDIENKIINVVKEGKVEGVYEVFENIKNHITAANSPHMAKMILIYLYGLYYQLLNSIPNKVGEKQKPEPEKVMRLIIEEKNPKKVLQTIQEDYKILAENVIVNKQKIGNDLISNILDYIHQQYSSSEISLSTIADKFNITPQYLSAIFKEKTGQNISDYIQNLRMHRAKELLLSTDYSVSQIAKMIGYTEVSGFTKAFKKFEGVSPNKFRELNKSQ